The Anabaena sp. WA102 genome contains a region encoding:
- a CDS encoding response regulator, whose product MASNKILVIDDTTVVRVKVREMLPPGNFEVIEAKDGLEGYNLILKEKVSLIMLDFLLPKMSGWEVFQKIQAQPELRKIPLVIMSGRKEEVTEKFVEPFEYFEFLGKPFDQKQLVGAIKSAMLKSKKERLDLNIPPVNPANKQPAPVAINAVDSSAEIKLLNDKIIKMQGEIDNLKKQLNQVVTFIKQKIK is encoded by the coding sequence GTGGCAAGTAACAAAATTTTAGTTATTGACGACACTACCGTTGTCAGGGTAAAAGTACGAGAAATGTTACCACCAGGTAATTTTGAGGTGATAGAAGCCAAGGATGGGTTAGAAGGATACAACCTCATCCTCAAGGAAAAAGTCAGCTTGATCATGCTAGATTTTTTGTTGCCAAAAATGAGTGGTTGGGAAGTTTTCCAGAAAATCCAGGCTCAACCAGAATTGCGGAAAATTCCTTTGGTAATCATGTCAGGACGCAAGGAAGAGGTAACGGAAAAATTTGTAGAACCATTTGAATATTTTGAATTTTTAGGCAAACCTTTTGATCAAAAGCAACTCGTTGGCGCTATCAAGTCAGCAATGCTGAAGTCGAAAAAGGAGCGTCTAGACTTAAATATACCCCCAGTGAATCCTGCAAATAAACAGCCTGCCCCAGTTGCTATAAATGCCGTAGATTCATCTGCTGAGATCAAATTACTAAATGATAAAATTATCAAGATGCAAGGAGAAATTGATAACTTGAAGAAACAGCTTAATCAAGTTGTGACTTTTATTAAACAGAAAATTAAGTAA